A single window of Eucalyptus grandis isolate ANBG69807.140 chromosome 1, ASM1654582v1, whole genome shotgun sequence DNA harbors:
- the LOC104447951 gene encoding LOW QUALITY PROTEIN: G-type lectin S-receptor-like serine/threonine-protein kinase At5g24080 (The sequence of the model RefSeq protein was modified relative to this genomic sequence to represent the inferred CDS: inserted 1 base in 1 codon), with protein sequence MFNMKLCASSYCSWVLALWVVLLHWFGWCTAMGGEIGLGSRLVASEDRAWVSDNGTFAFGFAAMNGREDRFQVAVWFFQLPGDRTVVWSANQKSPVSKNAILELDTTGNLVLHEGDAAVWISNTSNSGVQSATMSETGNFILYNATDHIVWQSFSHPTDTLLPNQPLTASLELTSATSPSHGSYYTLKMLQQPTSLSLALTYNLPGSYDSSPELYSNYSYWAGPDISNVTGQVIAVLDEAGSFGIVYGDSANGAVYVYKNDDDDEGLSSAVNRSTRPPVLRRLILETNGNLRLYRWDNDVNGSSQWVPDWAAVSNPCDITGICGNGICNLNRSKTNATCACLPGTSKVGTDELCSENSSLTGKCGSENRNQTSEFRISVIQQTNYYFSDYSIVANYSDIATVSKCGDACLSECKCVASVYGLDEEKPYCWLLRSLDFGGFEDPSSTLFVKVNSNSSATPEGNARESGDSSGIGHQKVVILPVVLVMVVLIGLLCTLLYYNVHRRRLLRKAMESSLLTLSGAPMNFTYRDLQIRTSNFSQLIGTGGFGRVYKGSLADGTLVAVKKLDRVLPHGEKEFITEVNTIGSMHHMNLVRLCGYCSEESHRLLVYEFMKNGSLDKWIFPSFSLRDRLLDWQTRFQIAIGMAQGXAYFHEQCRNRIIHCDIKPENILLDENFCPKVSDFGLAKLMGREHSHVMTMVRGTRGYLAPEWVSNRPITVKADVYSYGMLLLEIVGGRRNLDMSLDAEDFFYPGWAFKEMTKGTPIKVADRRLEGAVQEEELIRALRVAFWCIQDEVFMRPTMGEVVRMLEGSMDINAPPMPQTVLELIEEGLDQVHKAMKREYNRSSSFTITSHPSSNATCSYSTMSPR encoded by the exons ATGTTTAATATGAAGCTTTGTGCCTCTTCTTATTGTTCATGGGTTTTGGCATTGTGGGTCGTGCTTCTGCATTGGTTCGGATGGTGCACGGCCATGGGTGGTGAGATAGGATTGGGGTCGCGATTGGTGGCTAGTGAGGACCGAGCTTGGGTTTCGGATAATGGGACTTTCGCTTTTGGTTTTGCTGCCATGAATGGACGAGAGGACCGGTTTCAGGTGGCGGTTTGGTTCTTTCAGCTTCCCGGTGATCGGACCGTAGTTTGGTCGGCCAACCA AAAATCCCCAGTCAGCAAAAACGCGATCCTCGAGCTCGACACCACAGGGAACCTTGTCCTGCATGAAGGTGACGCTGCCGTATGGATTTCCAACACGTCCAACTCCGGTGTGCAATCAGCAACTATGTCCGAAACTGGCAACTTCATCCTGTACAATGCCACCGACCACATAGTGTGGCAGAGCTTTTCACATCCAACCGACACACTCCTCCCTAACCAACCATTAACCGCCTCTCTTGAGCTCACCTCAGCAACTTCGCCTTCACATGGTAGTTACTACACTCTCAAAATGCTTCAACAGCCAACATCGCTGAGCCTTGCCCTCACATACAACTTGCCTGGAAGCTATGATTCCTCGCCTGAATTGTACTCTAATTACTCTTATTGGGCCGGACCGGACATCTCCAATGTGACTGGCCAAGTGATAGCGGTACTAGATGAGGCGGGAAGTTTCGGGATTGTGTATGGTGATTCAGCAAATGGAGCGGTGTATGTGTACAAAAATGACGACGATGATGAAGGGTTGTCTTCAGCTGTGAACCGATCAACTCGGCCTCCGGTTCTTCGGAGATTGATTCTCGAGACAAATGGAAATTTAAGGTTATACCGATGGGATAACGATGTCAACGGTTCTAGCCAATGGGTACCTGACTGGGCCGCCGTTTCAAATCCTTGTGATATAACTGGAATTTGTGGAAATGGGATATGCAATTTAAATAGGAGCAAAACTAATGCTACTTGTGCATGCCTGCCAGGAACTTCTAAGGTCGGCACTGATGAATTGTGCTCAGAAAATTCTTCCCTGACCGGGAAATGCGGTTCAGAAAATAGAAATCAAACATCTGAGTTTAGAATCTCAGTGATTCAACAGACAAATTACTATTTCTCTGATTATTCTATCGTAGCAAACTACAGTGACATAGCTACGGTTTCAAAGTGCGGTGATGCTTGTTTATCAGAATGTAAATGTGTTGCTTCCGTTTATGGACTTGATGAGGAAAAGCCTTACTGTTGGCTACTTAGGAGCTTGGATTTTGGTGGGTTTGAGGACCCCAGTTCGACCTTATTCGTGAAAGTCAATTCTAACAGTTCGGCAACACCTGAAGGTAATGCAAGAGAATCGGGGGATTCATCAGGAATTGGCCACCAGAAAGTAGTGATTCTCCCAGTTGTACTTGTCATGGTGGTTCTCATAGGTCTACTCTGTACATTGTTGTATTACAATGTCCACAGGAGGAGGTTGCTTAGGAAAGCAATGGAAAGTTCGTTACTAACCTTGTCCGGTGCACCAATGAACTTCACTTACCGTGACTTGCAAATTCGCACCAGCAACTTCTCGCAGCTGATTGGAACAG GGGGGTTCGGAAGAGTGTACAAGGGAAGCCTTGCAGATGGAACTCTAGTCGCAGTAAAGAAGCTTGACAGGGTTTTGCCTCATGGCGAAAAGGAGTTCATAACCGAAGTGAACACCATCGGTTCAATGCATCACATGAACTTGGTCCGTTTATGCGGCTATTGCTCTGAGGAGTCACACAG GCTTCTTGTTTATGAGTTCATGAAAAACGGGTCCTTGGACAAGTGGATTTTCCCTTCGTTCAGCTTGCGAGACAGATTGCTAGATTGGCAAACCCGCTTCCAAATAGCCATCGGGATGGCACAGG TTGCCTACTTTCACGAGCAGTGTAGGAACCGGATCATACACTGCGACATTAAGCCAGAAAATATTCTCCTAGATGAGAATTTCTGTCCCAAAGTTTCAGATTTCGGGCTAGCTAAGTTGATGGGGAGAGAGCATTCACATGTCATGACCATGGTTAGAGGAACTAGAGGCTACTTAGCTCCGGAATGGGTTAGTAACCGGCCTATCACTGTAAAGGCTGATGTCTATAGTTATGGGATGCTTCTTTTGGAGATCGTCGGAGGACGGAGAAACCTCGACATGTCTTTGGACGCAGAAGACTTCTTCTACCCTGGCTGGGCTTTTAAG GAAATGACGAAAGGAACACCAATTAAAGTGGCGGATAGACGACTGGAAGGGGCCGTGCAAGAGGAAGAGCTAATAAGAGCACTGAGAGTCGCATTCTGGTGTATTCAAGATGAAGTGTTCATGAGACCTACAATGGGGGAAGTGGTGCGGATGCTAGAAGGCTCGATGGATATCAACGCGCCTCCAATGCCGCAGACTGTTcttgaattaattgaagaaGGACTAGATCAGGTCCACAAGGCAATGAAAAGAGAATATAATCGCTCGAGCTCTTTTACTATCACCAGTCATCCATCGTCTAATGCTACTTGTAGTTACTCGACGATGTCACCTAGATAA